A region of Nakaseomyces glabratus chromosome M, complete sequence DNA encodes the following proteins:
- a CDS encoding glycosyltransferase family 15 protein (CAGL0M05489g~Has domain(s) with predicted mannosyltransferase activity, role in protein glycosylation and membrane localization) produces MGAVKKKLMPKSAMFVRKYEKTIRVGFASFLMALTVLFLMHKPDAGTTAMAPQQTMAGFTSVVKNGQPGYVIPASDLLQDVKEHPLDDGVKEKAAFITLARNGDLWSLVNTIRHVEDRLNHRYHYDWVFLNDKGFTDEFIRLTSALVSGKAKYGKVPKEHWEVPSHIDKEKYEISRRKMVLDKVPYGDSTPYRHMCRYQSGLFYRHELVQEYDYYWRVDTDITVFCNFQYDIFKFLRQNKKKYGFVISLTEYEETIPTLWATVKEFMKKYPQHIHKNNFLNFISDDGGETYNGCHFWTNFEVGDLNFWRSQAYTDFFNFLDQKGGFYYERWGDAPVHSIAAALLLDKDEIHFFDGFGYHHPDFQSCPHEEEVRLQNKCTCNFSKDKIWMTYYFCNLRYFEAKEIGLPPKIEANLDEEYKKKLKVSS; encoded by the coding sequence ATGGGAGCTGTTAAGAAGAAGCTTATGCCGAAGTCGGCGATGTTTGTAAGGAAGTATGAAAAGACCATTCGTGTTGGGTTTGCATCTTTCCTTATGGCGCTGACTGTTCTATTTCTGATGCACAAGCCCGATGCGGGCACTACTGCGATGGCACCCCAGCAGACAATGGCTGGTTTCACTAGCGTTGTTAAGAATGGCCAGCCTGGGTATGTGATTCCTGCCTCTGATCTACTGCAGGACGTCAAGGAACATCCTCTGGATGATGGTGTCAAGGAAAAGGCTGCATTTATCACTCTGGCTAGAAATGGTGACTTGTGGTCTTTGGTAAATACAATAAGACATGTCGAGGACAGATTGAACCATCGTTATCACTATGATTGGGTATTCCTGAATGACAAAGGTTTCACCGATGAGTTTATCCGCTTGACATCTGCATTGGTCTCTGGTAAAGCTAAGTACGGTAAAGTTCCTAAAGAACATTGGGAAGTTCCATCTCACATTGACAAGGAGAAATATGAAATCTCTAGGCGTAAAATGGTCCTAGACAAAGTTCCATACGGTGATTCGACACCATACAGACACATGTGCCGTTACCAATCAGGTCTTTTCTATAGACATGAACTTGTGCAAGAGTACGACTATTACTGGAGAGTTGACACAGACATCACTgttttttgtaatttccAATACGACatcttcaagttcttgagacagaacaagaagaagtacGGGTTCGTAATTTCATTGACAGAATACGAGGAGACCATTCCAACGTTGTGGGCTACTGTGAAGGAATTCATGAAGAAATACCCACAACACATTCATAAGAATAACTTCTTGAACTTTATCAGTGACGATGGCGGTGAGACATACAATGGCTGCCATTTCTGGACAAATTTCGAAGTCGGTGACTTGAACTTCTGGAGGTCACAAGCTTACACggatttcttcaatttcttggaTCAGAAGGGTGGTTTCTATTACGAAAGATGGGGTGATGCGCCTGTTCATTCCATTGCTGCAGCACTGCTGTTAGACAAGGATGAGATTCATTTCTTTGACGGTTTCGGTTACCACCACCCAGATTTCCAATCTTGTCCacatgaagaagaagtcaGACTACAGAACAAATGTACCTGTAATTTTAGCAAGGATAAGATTTGGATGACGTACTACTTCTGCAATCTGCGTTACTTTGAAGCTAAAGAAATCGGTCTACCACCAAAAATTGAAGCCAACTTAGACGAAGaatacaagaagaaattgaaggttTCTAGCTAA
- the FTH1 gene encoding Fth1p (CAGL0M05511g~Has domain(s) with predicted iron ion transmembrane transporter activity, role in transmembrane transport and high-affinity iron permease complex localization), producing MAFEDYFSFQVFFIFLRESLEIAVIISILLTIVKQGLSVGDDSEDTGNQISHGIDDGIPINDVNAERIPLTVEEEEEAFNIEGESMVPSTDESLSYADNLKLYKKLKIQIVSGGALGLIICAFIGGAFIAVFYHIGTDLWTMSEHYYEGILSLVASVIISVMGLFFLRMGKLREKFRVKLASIIYSDRGGMISKVNSSKAVSFSEKYAFFILPFVTSLREGLEAVVFIGGVGLDQPMSAIMVSMACAVCISGVFGVFFFRYSSSLSLKICLVVTTCFMYLIASGLFSKGVWQLELQDYVNKCNGQDMSEVGSGPGSYDISRSVWHVNCCNGETDGGWMILTAIFGWTNSATYGSVLSYIIYWLILIGCLKLLTLEEQYGYIPGLPVSWQKKRIIKRLKIAHASLKLKQNIGSTSMSNGVQSQRVSKDSTTPLISH from the coding sequence ATGGCTTTCGAAGACTATTTCTCATTCCAAGTGTTTTTCATATTCCTCCGGGAGTCTCTAGAGATTGCCGTTATTATTTCTATTCTTTTAACCATTGTCAAGCAAGGTTTATCTGTCGGTGATGACTCTGAAGATACAGGGAATCAAATCAGCCATGGTATCGATGATGGCATTCCAATAAATGATGTAAATGCAGAACGTATACCTTTAacagttgaagaagaggaagaagcaTTCAATATTGAGGGTGAATCAATGGTTCCATCAACTGACGAATCACTTTCATATGCAGATAACTTAAAACTTTacaaaaaactaaaaattcaaattgTATCCGGGGGTGCTCTGGGTCTAATAATATGTGCCTTTATTGGTGGTGCTTTTATTGCGGTCTTTTATCATATCGGTACCGATCTTTGGACTATGAGTGAGCACTATTACGAAGGTATATTGAGTCTTGTGGCCTCGGTGATCATTTCGGTAATGGGCTTGTTCTTCTTAAGAATGGGTAAATTAAGAGAGAAATTCAGGGTCAAACTTGCGTCTATCATATATTCTGACCGTGGTGGAATGATCTCTAAAGTAAATTCGAGTAAAGCAGTGAGCTTTAGTGAGAAATATGCATTTTTTATCTTACCGTTTGTTACATCATTACGTGAAGGTTTGGAAGCTGTTGTGTTTATTGGTGGTGTAGGCCTCGATCAACCAATGAGCGCTATTATGGTTTCTATGGCTTGTGCAGTCTGTATTAGTGGCGTGTTTGGTGTATTTTTCTTCCGCTACTCTAGTTCGCTATCTCTTAAAATCTGTCTTGTTGTTACTACCTGCTTCATGTACCTGATTGCATCAGGATTATTCTCAAAAGGTGTATGGCAACTGGAGTTACAAGATTATGTTAATAAATGTAATGGACAAGATATGAGTGAAGTTGGAAGTGGACCTGGATCCTACGATATCTCACGCTCAGTCTGGCATGTAAACTGTTGTAATGGCGAAACTGATGGTGGATGGATGATTCTAACAGCTATCTTTGGATGGACAAATAGTGCCACATATGGCTCTGTTTTAAGTTACATTATATACTGGCTAATTTTAATTGGCTGCCTGAAATTACTTACTCTGGAAGAGCAATACGGTTACATTCCTGGGTTGCCAGTTTCATGGCAAAAGAAGAGGATAATAAAAAGGCTGAAAATTGCCCATGCTTCACTAAaactaaaacaaaatattggtTCTACCTCTATGAGTAATGGTGTTCAATCACAGCGTGTTTCAAAGGATAGCACTACCCCACTAATAAGTCACTGA
- the COS111 gene encoding Cos111p (CAGL0M05445g~Ortholog(s) have role in signal transduction and mitochondrion localization): MQSVNIVSTNYSRYGVSVYDRLYRKDKNVSAKHRPSSTGVYGHDASTVDHASRSNNNLNLTRSTSAISESDDVATISTNNSRRSVIKRKYKSLITASSKKLITKLYEHGSNSDSFSIFSHKTSQSHHPAQRLGTEEDLIINDLFKRKEISDLPDEVLRNILSNVKDDQRTLVNCLYVNKAFYNATKPTLYERPKFTSTYRVAQFVTSIRTNPQNGLYVRELDLSKLKNGSLNGKSTSNTGVVADSPDVDEYNPMRTRTGSVTSFTSVTSTANSNTALSITTNNKDVALAGWRDWRYRHDPLYSSPVLNSYNAKRTVSRAPSIKSSHSSSSLTLFPGLKSKESFAQLSEGKSSDNGNNGKRQRSNSSVSSITNSLMSSLYNGSHISLNTTLSGSDNNSSKTQSKGKSSSSPGNPNDSSGEQDSIISSSSQIDTNTFGMTSSKSTSSTSNWFRMKLHGNGTRKLRLRSNKAISSKKDEQQNEESAQTAQKIETPIIKRTEPFSTPHPYTNKFLLKYAQYKDLPLGYILHILDHCPYLYILDLSNLTLCTDFEIIEGRRYKGRKQRFGSSRALPVVQESVISTDVPNDLDVIYLTDSSKTYEYYDRLRNTNKHKRSSSSNNLWSIPNQGWSDAPAPIGSHKNDLRRTHSQTIGRSNVELRKLNASEIFEHIATNQKSAYNTHLRVYMKNVLWCTQDMVKSFVLENFDQQAENLGEDKSSEMFIHDMNFSFENSGLNRNFVWTCEGNLQEFIAMVVLDEVNRKDDLEIENLFNIKAERILTPTNGPERAPEVHYISNVFTVSYGFQSNKKREMKFRVTILKTDTPMYFSIKKLADDYTSVVIKLQTNKNVALHGSETADIITTDQGSVLPEDVPEDNNADDTNNGENTIAQPFSNDPKERIERITQEIVARLKDLRGSDLRRNIGENNYVRERFLL; the protein is encoded by the coding sequence ATGCAGAGTGTTAACATTGTGAGCACTAACTATTCCAGATATGGGGTTTCTGTCTATGACAGATTATACCGGAAGGATAAGAACGTTTCTGCTAAACATAGGCCTTCCTCTACTGGTGTTTATGGGCACGATGCAAGTACTGTGGATCATGCCAGTAGGTCTAACAATAATTTGAACTTGACAAGGTCCACTTCTGCCATTTCAGAATCCGATGACGTTGCTACTATTTCTACGAATAACTCCAGAAGGTCAGTGATCAAGCGGAAATATAAGTCGCTGATAACTGCATCctcaaagaaattaatcACGAAGCTATATGAACATGGTTCCAACAGTGATTCCTTTTCCATATTCTCGCATAAGACTTCGCAATCACACCATCCGGCCCAACGATTGGGAACAGAGGAAGATTTAATCATAAATGACTTATTCAAACGGAAGGAAATATCAGACTTGCCTGATGAAGTCCTGAGGAATATCTTGAGTAATGTTAAAGACGACCAAAGAACCTTGGTCAACTGCCTTTATGTGAATAAAGCGTTCTATAATGCTACAAAACCAACTCTATATGAGCGTCCTAAGTTTACTTCAACATATCGAGTTGCTCAGTTTGTTACCTCCATTAGAACTAATCCACAGAATGGTCTCTATGTGAGGGAATTAGATTTATCTAAACTGAAAAACGGATCCCTAAATGGGAAAAGCACCTCCAATACTGGTGTAGTAGCAGATTCTCCGGATGTGGATGAATACAATCCTATGCGTACTAGGACGGGCTCGGTGACAAGTTTTACCTCTGTTACCTCCACTGCTAATTCAAACACTGCTCTATCGATCACGACCAATAATAAGGATGTCGCATTAGCTGGATGGAGAGATTGGAGATACAGACACGATCCATTGTACTCGTCACCAGTACTTAACAGCTACAACGCCAAGAGAACTGTGTCTAGAGCACCTTCTATAAAGTCTTCACACTCAAGCTCATCATTAACTCTATTTCCGGGCTTGAAGTCTAAGGAAAGCTTCGCACAACTTTCCGAAGGTAAAAGTTCTGACAATGGGAACAATGGCAAAAGACAACGCTCTAACAGCTCTGTATCATCGATTACAAACAGTTTAATGTCCTCTTTGTACAATGGGTCACATATCTCTTTAAATACCACTCTCTCAGGCTCCGACAACAATAGCAGCAAAACACAATCAAAAGGGAAatcctcatcatcaccTGGAAATCCTAATGATTCCTCTGGGGAGCAAGATAGTATTATATCAAGCAGTTCTCAAATTGATACTAACACCTTTGGCATGACTTCTAGCAAAAGTACAAGTTCAACTTCAAACTGGTTCAGAATGAAATTACATGGCAACGGTACCAGAAAGTTGAGATTGAGAAGCAACAAGGCAATAAGCTCTAAGAAAGATGAACAACAAAACGAAGAATCTGCTCAGACAGCACAAAAAATTGAGACTCCAATTATAAAGAGAACAGAACCCTTCTCAACGCCACATCCGTACACAAATAAGTTCCTGCTGAAATATGCACAATACAAAGATTTACCACTTGGGTATATTTTACATATTTTAGATCACTGCCCATACCTATACATACTGGacctttcaaatttgaCGTTGTGCACAGATTTTGAGATAATTGAAGGACGCCGTTATAAGGGAAGGAAACAGAGGTTTGGTTCATCCAGAGCTCTTCCTGTTGTTCAAGAATCAGTGATTTCTACCGATGTCCCTAATGATCTCGACGTTATCTACTTGACCGATTCGAGCAAAACATACGAGTATTATGACCGCCTTAGAAATACAAACAAACATAAGCGCTCATCTAGCTCAAATAATCTATGGTCGATACCCAATCAAGGATGGTCTGATGCTCCAGCCCCTATAGGATCCCATAAAAATGATCTAAGAAGAACACATTCGCAAACAATTGGCAGATCAAATGTAGAGCTACGAAAGCTAAATGCCTCAGAAATTTTTGAGCATATCGCaacaaatcaaaaatcGGCGTACAACACACATTTGCGtgtatatatgaaaaacGTTTTGTGGTGCACCCAAGATATGGTAAAGAGCTTTGTATTAGAAAACTTTGATCAACAAGCTGAAAATTTAGGTGAAGACAAATCATCTGAAATGTTCATTCATGACATGAATTTCAGTTTTGAAAACTCTGGTTTAAATAGGAATTTTGTTTGGACCTGTGAAGGTAATCTTCAAGAATTTATCGCAATGGTGGTGCTGGATGAAGTAAATAGAAAAGATGATCTTGAGATAGAAAATTTATTCAATATAAAAGCTGAACGAATTTTGACTCCTACCAATGGACCAGAGAGAGCTCCCGAAGTTCATTATATCTCAAATGTATTTACTGTTTCATATGGATTTCAAAGTAATAAGAAAAGGGAAATGAAGTTCAGGGTCACTATTCTGAAGACAGATACTCCGATGTATTTTAGTATCAAGAAACTCGCTGACGATTATACTTCTGTTGTGATCAAGCTTCagacaaataaaaatgttGCACTACATGGATCTGAAACTGCAGATATAATTACTACAGATCAGGGCAGTGTTCTACCAGAAGATGTACCAGAGGATAACAATGCGGATGATACAAATAATGGTGAAAACACAATTGCCCAACCCTTTTCCAACGATCCCAAAGAAAGGATTGAAAGAATCACACAAGAAATTGTTGCTAGGCTGAAGGATTTAAGAGGATCGGACTTGAGAAGGAATATAGGTGAGAACAATTATGTGAGAGAGAGATTTCTCTTGTAG
- the LDH1 gene encoding triacylglycerol lipase (CAGL0M05467g~Protein of unknown function) codes for MEVLREACSLEGELVNGRVDDILAKYEQVPQRELSRVIDSRDFEVRFLKERTRVVTLDGIDMRCFDNIRDGERRDSVFLLIHGLGGSMDQFQPLMKLLTLLKYRVIALDLPGFGQSGSSTNGYDMLYVTSVVKKVVDNNIENKTDIDFKVVGHSMGCYIASHFVQMYHEEYNIDKLVLTCPPPPSISTLRQDNYIMKMAMRGLMWAPFIFNIYRVWFDQSKGLNSSGIMNFFSANTETFQDEETENKNLKFRKLWQFSNNIKIDTSTIFSYFLGWKFPDWEDLDNIINTNNVELVVIYAEHDKITPKQDAQLIFDAFKNVAATKKKLLEITNCGHNIFFNCPEKACKLFQEQVF; via the coding sequence ATGGAAGTTTTGAGAGAGGCGTGCTCCTTGGAAGGTGAACTTGTTAATGGTCGGGTGGATGACATACTTGCCAAGTATGAGCAAGTTCCACAGCGGGAGCTTTCACGGGTAATTGACAGTAGGGATTTTGAAGTGCGGTTcctgaaagaaagaacGCGAGTGGTTACACTTGATGGTATTGATATGAGAtgttttgataatattagGGATGGGGAACGCAGAGATTCGGTATTTCTCCTCATACATGGGCTGGGAGGATCTATGGACCAGTTCCAACCCTTGATGAAACTGTTGACTTTGTTGAAATATAGAGTGATTGCTCTTGATTTGCCTGGTTTTGGTCAAAGTGGTTCAAGTACTAACGGTTATGACATGTTATATGTTACTTCGGTGGTTAAGAAAGTTGTAGACAATAACATAGAGAACAAGACAGATATTGATTTTAAAGTTGTGGGTCATTCCATGGGATGTTATATAGCTTCTCATTTTGTGCAGATGTACCACGAGGAATACAATATTGATAAACTGGTTCTAACATGCCCCCCACCTCCTAGCATCAGCACACTAAGACAGGACAACTATATTATGAAGATGGCAATGAGAGGGCTTATGTGGGCACCTTTTATCTTCAACATATATAGAGTGTGGTTTGATCAAAGCAAGGGTCTGAACAGTTCTGGAATTATGAATTTCTTCAGTGCCAATACAGAAACTTTCCAGGACGAAGAAACGGAGAACAAGAATTTGAAGTTCAGAAAGCTCTGGCAATTCTCcaacaatataaaaattgaTACTTCTACAATTTTCTCCTACTTTTTGGGTTGGAAATTCCCGGATTGGGAGGATTTGgataatatcattaataCGAATAATGTAGAATTGGTGGTGATATATGCCGAGCACGATAAGATCACTCCAAAACAGGACGCACAGCTGATCTTTGACGCTTTTAAAAATGTTGCCGCTactaaaaagaaacttcTGGAGATTACTAACTGTGGtcataatatttttttcaattgtcCTGAGAAGGCTTGCAAATTATTTCAGGAACAAGTGTTTTAA
- a CDS encoding uncharacterized protein (CAGL0M05401g~Ortholog of S. cerevisiae : YBR201C-A and Saccharomyces cerevisiae S288C : YBR201C-A) produces the protein MSLLKFSANQKLQTALQFTYLGLCLVGPFMMPAKQANTGFLALSKSLLSEDHMNSHSLVKGKRHPRAYFR, from the coding sequence ATGAGCCTACTGAAATTCTCCGCAAACCAAAAACTCCAAACAGCGCTACAATTCACATACCTCGGCCTATGTCTCGTGGGTCCCTTCATGATGCCTGCCAAGCAGGCCAACACTGGGTTCCTGGCTCTGAGTAAATCACTGCTTAGCGAAGACCACATGAATTCCCACTCGTTGGTGAAAGGGAAAAGACACCCAAGAGCTTATTTTCGGTAA
- the MCM7 gene encoding DNA replication licensing factor MCM7 (CAGL0M05423g~Ortholog(s) have 3'-5' DNA/RNA helicase activity, ATP binding, ATP-dependent four-way junction helicase activity, DNA replication origin binding, chromatin binding and single-stranded DNA binding, more) produces the protein MSTALPSIQLSVDYQTLLSEISDFLQHFKVDEVGAADDSATIDADVNIDDAEELMKRGPKYMYLLQQIANRERDTIEIELNDVLRFQNEKFLEGGVAQDLVALIQKNANHFIDLFSRCIDSVMPLPTKEISYKDDVLDVILNQRRLRNERMLSDRTNEIRSEMDTDTTSNDIMRELAQDETETFPANLTRRYTVYFRPLTRSYAVRYNSKKYLTGSIPLSVRQIKGELLGELITVRGIITRVSDVKPAVTVIAYTCDQCGYEIFQEVNSKTFTPLVECTSRECSQNQTKGQLFMSTRASKFNAFQECKIQELSQQVPVGHIPRSLTIHVNGPLVRSVTPGDIVDIAGIFLPSPYTGFKALKAGLLTETYLEAHHVRQHKKKFASFQMTPQVRSNVDALAQSGNVYERLAKSIAPEIYGNLDVKKALLLLLVGGVDKRVGDGMKIRGDINICLMGDPGVAKSQLLKAICKITPRGVYTTGKGSSGVGLTAAVMKDPVTDEMILEGGALVLADNGICCIDEFDKMDESDRTAIHEVMEQQTISISKAGINTTLNARTSILAAANPLYGRYNPRLSPLENINLPAALLSRFDVMFLLLDTPNRENDEQLANHVAYVHMYNKQPDLDFEPIEPTMMREFIAYARTMRPVMTAEINDHVVSAYIRLRQDSKREMDSKFSFGQATPRTLLAIIRLSQALAKLRLSETVDIDDVEEALRLIRVSKESLYQENRKRDEDSNPTTKIFTIIKKMSQEGDYKGSLPYDSIVKTVRSRGFTMLQLNNCIQEYSFLNVWHLINEGNTLKFVDDEDQSSQDIEMA, from the coding sequence ATGAGCACTGCGTTGCCTTCTATACAATTGTCTGTGGATTACCAGACGCTGCTGAGCGAGATCAGCGATTTCTTGCAGCACTTCAAAGTGGACGAGGTTGGTGCCGCCGATGACTCTGCCACTATTGACGCGGATGTGAACATTGACGATGCGGAGGAACTGATGAAGCGCGGGCCCAAGTACATGTACCTGCTGCAGCAGATCGCGAACAGGGAGCGGGATACCATAGAGATCGAGCTGAATGACGTGCTGAGGTTCCAGAACGAGAAGTTCTTGGAGGGCGGGGTTGCGCAGGATCTTGTGGCGCTGATCCAGAAGAATGCGAACCACTTCATTGACCTATTTTCGCGCTGTATTGACAGTGTGATGCCTCTGCCCACCAAGGAGATAAGCTACAAAGACGATGTCCTGGACGTGATACTGAACCAGAGGCGATTGAGGAATGAAAGAATGCTTTCGGACAGAACTAACGAGATCAGAAGCGAGATGGACACTGACACCACGTCAAACGATATCATGAGAGAGTTGGCGCAGGACGAAACAGAGACTTTCCCCGCAAACTTGACCAGAAGATACACTGTGTACTTCAGACCGCTGACCAGATCCTACGCAGTACGTTACAATAGCAAGAAATATCTGACAGGGTCAATCCCACTCTCAGTTAGACAGATCAAAGGTGAACTCCTTGGTGAATTAATAACAGTAAGAGGTATCATCACAAGAGTCTCAGATGTCAAACCGGCAGTAACAGTTATAGCTTACACTTGTGACCAATGTGGTTACGAAATTTTCCAAGAAGTGAACTCAAAGACGTTCACACCTTTAGTCGAGTGTACTTCAAGAGAGTGTTCCCAAAATCAAACCAAGGGTCAATTATTTATGAGTACGAGAGCTTCCAAGTTTAATGCTTTCCAAGAATGTAAGATTCAGGAACTATCACAACAAGTGCCAGTAGGCCATATCCCAAGATCATTAACAATACACGTCAACGGTCCACTGGTGAGAAGCGTTACGCCCGGTGATATTGTTGACATAGCTGGTATCTTTTTACCTTCTCCATACACAGGTTTCAAAGCATTAAAAGCAGGTCTATTAACTGAAACCTACCTGGAAGCACACCATGTTCGTCAacacaagaagaaatttgCATCTTTCCAAATGACTCCTCAGGTTCGTTCCAACGTCGACGCCCTTGCCCAATCTGGAAATGTCTATGAGAGACTGGCAAAGTCCATTGCACCAGAAATTTACGGTAATTTAGATGTCAAGAAAGCTCTACTGCTTCTACTGGTTGGTGGTGTCGATAAAAGAGTCGGAGATGGTATGAAAATCAGAGGTGACATTAACATCTGTTTGATGGGTGATCCGGGTGTTGCTAAATCCCAACTTCTAAAGGCAATTTGTAAAATTACCCCAAGAGGTGTCTACACTACTGGTAAGGGTTCCTCAGGTGTTGGTTTAACTGCAGCTGTCATGAAAGATCCTGTAACAGACGAAATGATCCTAGAAGGTGGTGCTTTAGTTCTAGCAGATAACGGTATCTGTTGTATTGATGAGTTCGACAAGATGGACGAAAGTGATAGGACAGCAATCCATGAAGTCATGGAACAACAAACCATCTCCATTTCGAAAGCAGGTATTAACACCACTTTGAATGCCAGAACCTCCATCTTGGCCGCTGCCAATCCACTTTATGGTAGATACAATCCAAGACTATCGCCACTAGAGAATATTAATCTGCCTGCTGCACTATTGTCTAGATTCGATGTTATGTTTTTGCTACTAGATACTCCAAACAGAGAGAACGACGAACAACTGGCGAACCACGTCGCCTATGTGCACATGTATAATAAACAACCGGACTTGGACTTCGAACCAATTGAACCAACTATGATGAGAGAATTCATCGCTTATGCTAGAACCATGAGACCGGTAATGACTGCTGAGATCAACGATCATGTTGTATCCGCATACATTCGTCTGAGACAAGACTCAAAGAGAGAAATGGACTCtaagttttcttttggGCAAGCTACTCCCAGAACATTACTTGCCATTATTAGATTATCACAAGCCCTTGCTAAATTAAGATTGTCGGAAACTgtagatattgatgatgttgaagaagcatTGAGACTAATCAGAGTATCAAAGGAATCTCTATATCAAGAGAATCGTAAAAGGGACGAGGACTCCAACCCTACCACTAAAATTTTCACCATCATTAAGAAAATGTCTCAAGAAGGTGACTACAAGGGCTCTCTTCCTTATGATAGCATTGTAAAGACCGTTAGATCAAGAGGTTTCACAATGTTACAATTGAACAACTGTATCCAGGAATACTCTTTCCTAAATGTTTGGCATTTAATTAATGAAGGTAACACATTGAAATTTGTTGACGACGAGGATCAATCTTCGCAGGACATCGAAATGGCATAG
- the DER1 gene encoding derlin (CAGL0M05379g~Ortholog(s) have misfolded protein binding activity, role in misfolded protein transport, retrograde protein transport, ER to cytosol, ubiquitin-dependent ERAD pathway and Hrd1p ubiquitin ligase ERAD-L complex localization): MDAVLLNIVNDVPVVTRYWTMGCIAVSALVRFNMINSIKMLYSYEIVFQKGHYERILYSLFDYGLFNWMSLMNIVIAANHLSFLENSFSLKRRYVWILFLTLCSLLGMSYFGQPVASLGVLLQENLSYYYLKKNNEQMNIRLFGNIAVSPLLVPFYLNCLLLFVYHMDVVEVAMFFLPGHIMFYMDDMLKRIYGVDLTKTPYDWWLGLKETQ, translated from the coding sequence ATGGATGCGGTATTATTGAACATAGTCAATGATGTTCCAGTGGTGACGCGGTATTGGACGATGGGCTGCATAGCTGTGTCGGCCCTGGTACGATTTAACATGATAAACTCCATCAAGATGCTGTACTCGTATGAGATAGTGTTTCAGAAGGGCCATTACGAGCGGATACTGTACTCACTGTTTGACTACGGTTTATTTAATTGGATGTCGCTGATGAATATAGTGATAGCGGCGAACCATTTGAGTTTCTTGGAGAACTCATTCAGCCTCAAGAGGCGGTATGTGTGGATATTGTTCCTGACGTTGTGCTCTTTGCTCGGGATGTCGTATTTTGGCCAACCGGTGGCCTCATTGGGTGTGCTGCTGCAGGAGAACCTGTCGTACTACtatctgaagaagaacaatgaACAGATGAACATAAGGTTATTTGGAAACATCGCGGTGTCGCCACTGCTTGTTCCGTTTTACTTGAATTGCCTTTTGCTGTTTGTGTACCACATGGACGTAGTCGAAGTAGCGATGTTTTTCCTGCCAGGACACATAATGTTCTACATGGATGACATGCTGAAGAGGATATACGGCGTCGATCTCACGAAGACGCCATACGATTGGTGGCTGGGCCTCAAGGAGACGCAGTAG